The DNA window AGCGGTTCGTCAACGCTATAAAGACGGCGCAGATTTAATTAAGATTACGGCAACAGGCGGCGTATTAAGCGTTGCAAAAAGTGGACAAAACCCACAGTTCATGACCGATGAGCTTGAAGCCATTGTACAAACGGCCAAGGATTATGGCATGACCGTCGCAGTTCACGCTCACGGAAAGGAAGGCATGAGACGCGCTATTCTTGCAGGCGTTGACTCCATTGAGCATGGTACTTACATGGACAAAGAAATTATCAAGCTAATGCGCAAACATGACGTGTATTATGTTCCTACTATTTTGGCAGGTAATTTTGTTGCTCAAAAAGCAAAAATAGACGGTTATTTTCCTGAACTAGTGCGCCCCAAGGCACTCGCCATTGGTCCGCTGATTCAAAAGACATTCGCAAGAGCACATGAAAATGGTGTGTTGATTGCCTTTGGTACTGACTCTGGCGTTTCTGCCCACGGCGATAACGCGCAAGAATTTGCGCTAATGGTGGAAGCCGGTATGTCAGAAATGGATGCTATTCGTTCGGCCACGCTCAACGCAGCAAAACTGCTAAAAATAGACAAAGAGTTAGGTACGGTGACCCAAGGTAAATTAGCTGACTTGGTTGCGGTGAAAGGCAATCCTCTTGAGGATATTACGCTGATGGAAAAAATCGATTTTGTGATGAAAGACGGAAAAATCATTAAAAGCTAAGCCAATGTAATTGCTGACACGAATGTATGATATAAGCAGCATCAGCACGTTCACTAAACATTGAAGTGTTAACAATAGTTTTGAACAAGCAGCCTAATTAGGCTGCTTGTTTTTTGTAGGGCGAATAAATTATGTCTGACGTTCGCTAAGTAAAAATTCTTCTTTTTATAAGCTGAGATGCTGTGTCCATAAAAACGAAAATTCAGGGAATGATCAACTCTAAACACATGCTGCCAAGCATCACGCTAGCATCCTTATTAGAATCTACGATTGTGCCAATTCCGCTAGAGGCCCTGCTTGTTCCGCTCATGCAAAAAAGACGTGAAAAGCTTTGGTTAATTGCATTAATGGCAACAATAGGTTGTCTCATTGGCGCAATGTTGGGGTATTTATTCGGCCATTTCTTATTTGACTTGATGCGCGATATCATCATGCAGTACCTAACTACTGAAGAACAATTCTCCAGGTTTCAAAAGCGCATGGAAACAGACGGATTTTGGTTTATATTTAGTACAGGTATAACACCAATACCATTACAAATAGCGATGTTAGCGGCAGGAGTTACCGCGTATTCCATTCCACTATTTCTATTAGCAACAGCAATGGGACGCGTCATTCGCTACTTTGGGCTTGCAGTACTCGTATATTATTTCGGTAACAAAACCGAAAAGCTAATAAAAAGGTATAAATGGCAAGCTGTGGCATTGGCCTCGTGCATTGTTGTGCTGGTCTGGTGGCTAATTATTTTTAAATGATCGCATTTACGCCTGTGCCGCGACGCATAAATTAATAACAATAATGAATGAAAACGATAAAGGAAAAATCATGAAAAAATTACTTTCACTTAGTTTAGCTTGTGCTCTGTTGAGTGCTTCAGCGTTATCAACTGCTGCACCGATTGGTGACAAAATTAAAACAGCAATGGCGTCAGACATTCGAAGCGCTGCAGAAGTTGAACGCGACAGAAACCGCAGACCAGTGCAAACATTAGAGTTTTTCGGCCTTGAAGACAACATGAGCGTAGTCGAGCTAATTCCAGGCGGCGGTTGGTATACTAAATTACTAGCACCTGCACTAAGCGAAAATGGCGAATTCTATATCGCGATTGGCGCTGGACGAGTTAAAGAAAACATGGCCGGCGTAGCGGGTTTTGACAAAATGAAAGTCATTGCTGAAGACGCAAGCAGCTACCGTGAAGAAGGCGCTCGCAACTATTCTCTCAAGGCGACAACCTTGGGCGTAAGCGATGTTGATATGGTGCTGACCTTCCGTAACTATCACAACTTTGGTGAGCAAGGTCGCAAAAAGATGAACGAACTTGCATTTGACGCACTAAGACCCGGTGGTATCTATGGTGTAGTAGATCATACAGCGCGTCATATGGAGCCATCAAACAGCAGCAATCGTCGTCGTATTGACCCGGTTTTAGCGATTAAAGAAATTCAAGAAGCTGGTTTTGTCTTAGTTGACTACAGCAACTTACACTACAGAGAAGATGACGAGTTAGAGTATGAAGTAGGCGCTCGCTCAGTATCTGGAAACACTGACCGCTGGACAATGAAGTTCATGAAGCCTAAAAGCTAATATAAAAATCTAGCAGTAAATAAAGCACCCAGAAATAAAGTAAATAGTGTCGGTGCTGAATTGTTGAGCTTAAGCTGTAAGTCAACTTTTCAGCATCGGCACTTTTTTCTATTCGGCTTTAGCGTACTGTTAGTGCAGGCTGTCTTTTTTTGGTCATATTAATGCAACACCTCCGTCACGTAACTGTCTGCATTTATTCATTATTCTGCAAGATAACTGCCATTAAAACGCCCTAAAGTGTTCCCGCACAGTCAATTGAACACAATAATTCTAATAGGGACGCTTTATGAACACCAAACTAAGTTACATCACCTTGGCTTGTCTAGCCGCACTCAATACCCAAGTAAAAGCAGAAGAAAGCGCTGAGCTAGCGGATTCTGCTGTTGAAAAAATTCAGGTCATTGGCAAAAGTGTTTCTTATGCAAATAACGAAACCACAGACTCGATGCTAAAGCAGCAAAGCAACCTTACTAGCGTGCTCGCTTCTATTGATAACTTGCCCGGTGTTTTGATCAACGAAGGTGACACCTTTGGTTCAGATGATTGGTCCACAACAATCTCTATTCGTGGTTTTCAAGTAAGTTTAGATGAACAACAAATAGGGATTACCGTTGATGGCATTGCAAACGGTAACTCAAACTATGGTGGCGGCGCAAAAGCGAACCGCTACATTGATACCGAAAACCTTTACCTTGTTGAAGTGTCTCAGGGTACCGCAGATATTGCATCGCGTTCGAACGAAGCATTAGGTGGTACGCTTAATTTCACCACCATCGACCCCACCCAAGAAGAGGGCTTTTTAACCAGTTTGTCATTTGGTGACTTTGAGGCACAAAAATACTTTTTGCGTTACAACACAGGTGAGATTGCCAGAGACACCTTCGCCTGGATTAGTGTATCGAGCAGCAGCAATACAGATTGGGTCAATCAGTCAGCTGAAAATAAAAAAGACCATTTGGCCGCAAAGCTAATCTCTGACTTAAACGAAAACTGGGGCTTAACAGCTTACGCTTCCTATGATGACTCGCACGAAGACAATTATCAGCGAGTTAGCAAAAGCCAGTTTGAGACGAATCCTGACTCGGATGGACTTACCTCAGAATGGACCGGTGTTCCTCACATTGACCAGCTATATAGAAAAGGATGGTCTACTTTACGCGAAAACTTTTTCACCTACTTAGCCCTCGATTACACCAATGACAGCCTGAGTTTTTCAAGCAACGTTTACTACCATGACAATGAAGGTCGCGGCGATTGGGTTCCTCCATATCTAAATGATTTAACAGATGACACTGGTAGAGCCGAAACGGAGCTGTCTTCAGAAACTACCTTCAGGGGCGGCAGTTCGAATGGCATTATCACATTCGTTAATCGCGACGGTATTGCTCTGTCTCCTACTGATGGTTGCGTTAGCTCAATCACCTTCCCGTATGGCGGAGCAGGCGCTGCATTTGACGCCGACTGCTTTGGCCCAGAAGCGATTCCGGTGGGTTCATACCGTCACTCTCACTACGCTAAACAGCGCTTTGGCTTGAACGCTGACCTTGCTTATACCATTCAAACTGAGTCGCTAGAAAACACTACTCGTGCTGGCATTTGGTATGAAGATTACAGCCGCGATGAATATCGTGATTGGCATAAAATTATCGATTCAGCATCTAGCTTCGAATTTGACAACACCCCCTACTGGATCCAATACGACAACAGTTTTGCTGTTGATACAACAATGCTTTATGTCGAAAACGAAACAGATTTTGACTGGATTAAAGCGCGTATCGGGGCTAAAAAATTCATCGTAGATCTAAGCAAGAATGACAACTTCGACGACAGCAAAGACGTTGATAATGTGAATTCTGATTCTGACGTACTCATTTCAGCCGGATTTGTTGCCAATATGCCGTTTGACGGTTTAGAACTGTTCGCCGGTTATGCTGAAAACTTCGCTGCGATTAAAGATACCGTTTTAGAAAGAGACGCATCAACGCTAACCGAAATTAAGCCAGAAACTGCTGATAACTTCGATGTTGGCTTTCGCTATAACTCAGATGTGATTGACGCAAGTGTCACCTTTTACAAAATTGATTTCGAAAACCGCGTCACCTTTTTACCACCTGATTCACCTGAACAAGGTATCGATTTTAATATTGGAACTAACGGTTCTTATATAAACGTTGGTGGTATTGAGTCTGAAGGTATTGAAGCATCAGTGAGCATTCAGTTATCAGAATACTTCAGCTTTTATGGCTCATTTACCAGCAATGAATCGACATACAAAGATGTCCCTAGCGAGTTGGGCTTGAATATACAAGCCGGTAACACCGTATTTGGTTCGGTAGAAGACATGTGGGTTGGCTCTTTGGATTATAACAAAGGCAATTACAGCGCAGGCTTGTCGGTTAAGCACGTAGGTGACCGCTTTATCGATGCAGCAAACTCGGTTGTTGCAGATGCTTACACCGTGACAGATTTATATGCTGGCGTGAACGTCGACTTAGCGGTTGAAGGCATTCAAAACATGCAGGTTAGATTTACCTTGAACAACCTAACTGACGAAAGTTATTTAGGCGGTATAGCAGGGCAGTCGGCATGGATTGGCGCACCTAGAACTGCTGCAGTAAATTTACAGTTTAGCTTTTAATTTAGCGAGTAAAAGGTTGTTTCCCAGTCTCCTTACAGAGGCACTTTATACACCCTGGCCGCATTGGTCAGGGTTTTTTTATTGATTTTAGGAATAGCAATAATGCTAAATTCAACGTCAGATTTTATTAAAAATATCGCCGCTTCTATCTTAGTGCTGTTGTTTAGCAGCATACTTTGTCTGGCCCACGCAGCGGCTTTAGCTAATGGCGATACATCGAAGTTAGTGATTGTCACCATTGATGGATTGCGTTGGCAGGAAGCTTTTGGTGGCGCTGATGCAAAATTGTTAAATAATAAAGATTTTGTCGAGAACATTGATGCACTTAAAACACGCTTTTGGCATCAAGACAAAGAAGAGCGTAAAAGGCGACTGATGCCTTTTTTAAATGACGTGATTGGCAAACAAGGCACGTTGATTGGCGATCGTAATAACGGCTCTATGATGTCTTTGACCAACAAGCAACGCTTCTCCTACCCTGGCTATAATGAAATATTCACCGGCCGAGTTGATGACAACCTTAATTCCAATGCAAAAATTCCAAACCCAAATATCACTTTTTTAGAATGGTTGAATAAGCGGTATTCAAACAACGGTCAAATTGGCATCTTCTCAGGTTGGGATGTATTCCCGTTCATTTTTAACCGAGAGCGCAGTGGCTTATTTATCAATGCAGGCTTTGAGTCAATGTCATATCCACATATGCAATCAGAAGCTTCGCCAGAAGGTAAAAAAGACGAAAAAATCGCTGCCCAAATAGAGAAAATGAATCAGTTACAAGCACAAATACCTAGCCCTTGGGAAGCTGTTAGACACGACGCATTCACCTATGGCTTCGCCAAAATATACCTGCAAACCGTGAAACCAAAAGTACTGGTGATTAATTTGGGCGAAACGGATGATTTTGCGCATAATGGAAAATATGATGCTTACTTAGACAGCGCAAAACAGAGCGATGATTATTTGCGTGATCTATGGACCACCTTGCAAAGCATGCCTGAATATAAAGATAACACCAACATGATCATAATCACCGACCATGGGCGCGGCAGTCATGCAGATGACTGGCAACACCATGCATCAAAACTAGCAGTGCAAAATTATATGACTGCACTGGACAAGTTTAAAGAGGGCATTGTTGGTTCGGAGCATATTTGGTTCGCCGCAATAGGGCCAAATATAAAAAGCCAAGGACTATTAAAAACACAGGACGAATTAACACAGTCGCAATTTGCTGCAACGGCACTAGCCCTACTTGGCATTGAAGTGAGTCATTATGATGCTAAGGCTGCAGCGTCTTTAACAGGAGTTATTTATGAATAGTTTTCGCCGTTACGCTATAAAAACCTTATTGGTTTCAAGCGGGTTTGTTCTCTTATTTATTAGCGCTTTTATTGGCTCAATGGTCGCTGCTAGCGAAGTTAATCCTTCGTCGATGCAATCAAGTTCAACGCCCGCTTCAAAGATTACACATGTCTTATTCGGTTCCTGCTCGCATCAAGATAAGGCCATGCCTATTTTTGATGCCATTTTGCAAGAGCCTGCCGACGGCTTTATATTTCTGGGAGACAATATCTATGGTGACACGGAAGATATGCAAAGCCTCGCTGAAAAATATAAAAAGCTAGGGAATAACCCCGGTGTCAAAGCTTTGATTAGTAAAGTACCGGTTTACGCTATTTGGGATGACCATGACTTTGGCGAAAACGATGCTGGAAAGCAATATCCGTTCAAAGCTGAGTCGAAAGAAATTATGCTGGATTTCTGGAAGGTTCCAAAAGACAGCCCCAGAAGATCAAGAGAAGATGGTATTTACGGTAGCTACGTTATAGCAAACCAAGATGCTAACTCTCAAAGCGATAAGATTGAAAAGACAAACGCAATTAGAGTGATTTTACCCGACTTAAGATACATGCGAGACGATCTCGAATCAGTTGGGCAAGTTACTTATTACACTGACCGTAAGCTTAAAGATATGGGGCCTTATAAACATTCAAAGGGCTCGATGCTTAGCGAGCAGCAGTGGCAGTGGTTGGAAGATGAGTTACAACAACCAGAAAGAATTAAGATTATCGCTTCAAGCCTGCAGCTCGTCGCGGATTTTACAGGTTGGGAATCGTGGGCCAACTTCGACGACCGTCAGCGCCTGTTCGATTTGATCAAGAAGCACAAAGTAAACGGCGTATTTATTATTAGTGGCGACACTCACTGGGGAGAAATATCGAAGTATGACACCGACATGGATTATCCACTTTGGGACGTCACTAGCTCAGGTTTAACTGAAGAATGGAAGCAAGTAAGCCCTAACAAACATCGTGTTGCAAACTATACTGATGAGGTTAATTATGGCTTTTTTAGCGTGGACTGGGCGGAAAAAGATCCTAGCATTCACTTCGGCTTAAAAGACGTAAAGGGTGCGGTTGTGATGCAGCAAAACATATCGTTATCAAGCTTATCGCCTTACTAAGCTCGCGCGCAACGGTGCGTTTATTTGTTTAAAAAGGCTTAATCCCTTAAGCCTTTTTTCACTAAATATCGGTAGGGTACTTCATCAACATCGCTGGCCACTAAAGTATGCTGCATAAAGCGGCAAAAGCTGGGCACGTCTCTGGTTGTGGAATGATCATCTGCGCAAATAGCGAGGGTTTCGCCATCCTGCATCTTGCGAATTTGTAGGCGGATCATCATCACTGGCTCTGGACAACGAAGGCCCATGGCGTCGAGTTGGTAATCCGCTTCTTCAAATATATCAGTCATGGCAGCAATTCAACGGTTTAGCGTAAAGCTAAATACCGTAATTCTCGCGGTATTGATTAATACTAGCGACAGCCTCAGCATTGCTTTCTTGTGCACTCAAATAAGCCACTACATCGGCTAGTGTCACGATTGCGATAACCTGGGTATCGAAGTCACGTTCCACTTCTTGAATAGCTGACAATTCGCCTTGTCCGCGCTCTTGGCGATCAAGGGCAATTAACACACCCGCCAAACTAGCATCGTGTTGTTTAATTAACTGCATCGATTCACGAATGGCGGTTCCTGCGGTAATCACATCGTCCACCAGCATGATTTTGCCTTGAAGCGGACTTCCTACCAAGTTGCCACCTTCACCGTGGGTTTTGGCTTCTTTACGGTTAAAGCAATATGGCACATCGAGATCGTAATCGTTAGACAAGGCAACCGCCGTTGTGGTCGCAATAGGAATGCCTTTGTATGCAGGGCCAAACAACACATCAAACTCAACACCCGCGGCCTGCAAAGCGGCAGCGTAGTAACGACCTAGTTTAGCTAAGTCTCCACCCGTATTGAACAAGCCTGCATTGAAAAAGTACGGACTAACGCGGCCCGACTTCAACGTAAACTCACCAAAACGCAATACCTTGCGCTCAATCGCAAATTCAATGAATTCTTTTTTGTAATCTTGAAGTTGAGTTGTCTGCATTTTTCGGCCTTTATCTTGAATCCGGTAACGTTAAGTTAAAATAGAGATATTTCAAATTATAAATAAGTAAAAGGCCTCAATTGAGACCTTTGTTTTTGTTCGCTTGCCTGTGTCTGCGTAAAAAACTTACGCTAGCGCACTTTTTTGAGCATCAAATAATTCCATAATGCCGTCTTTCGCTAGGCCTAACATTTCGTTCATTTCTTCTAAACTAAACGGTTCAGCTTCAGCAGTCCCTTGCACTTCAATAAGCTTACCTGTTTCAGTCATTACAACGTTCATGTCGGTGTCGGCAGCAGAGTCTTCAAGGTATTCAAGGTCGGCAATTGGGCTGCCTTTATAAATACCAACAGAAACTGCAGCAATCATATGCTTCATTGGGTTTGCTTTCAAAATACCTTTAGCGCGCATCCACGTTAATGCGTCAACTAGCGCAACACAAGCGCCGGTAATTGATGCCGTGCGAGTGCCGCCGTCAGCTTGTATAACATCACAATCAACGGTAATGGTATTTTCACCTAGTAGCTTCAAATCAACCGCTGCACGCAGTGAGCGCGCAATTAGCCGTTGAATTTCTAATGTACGACCACCTTGTTTGCCGCGAGCTGCTTCGCGATCAGAACGAGTATGGGTTGCACGTGGCAACATGCTGTATTCAGCAGTAACCCAACCTTTACCTTGGCCTTTCATAAAACGAGGCACACCCTCAACAACCGTGGCATTACAAAGCACTTTGGTGTTTCCAAACTCAATCAATACAGACCCTTCTGCATGACAAGTAAAGTTACGGGTAATAGTGACGGGACGGATTTGACTAGCAGTTCTGCCGCTTGGACGCATGTTTAACTCCTTAAAATTCAGGCGCGAATTATAGCGTAGTTAAGCAATGATCGGGAGATGTAAAACAAGCTTATCGAAAAAAAGTTGCGCAAGGGTCGTTTCCTAACGGCAAATATAGGCAAACTGCATGAGGTTTGCGTCAACTAGCTTATTAACAATGAACGAACATTGTTGCTCAATTTAAGCTTAAAGGCAGAGCGAACTTTCGACGAATATTCGGCCAATTTATGAAAGCCTGTTATTATACGCAAGCTTGTTGCTGGTTAGTAAAGGTTGAAACGACACTATTCAACCAGTCGAGCATTTCATTCAATTTGTATCACTTTTGTTGGCGTGCGCTTATTTGCGCATGCATTACTGAAAGTGTCATTAAGGAACACCTATGATTTACAGTATGACTGGCTTCGCTCGCCGTGAAATTAAAGCCGAATGGGGCAGCGCCGTGTGGGAAATTCGCTCGGTTAACCAACGTTACCTCGAAACTTTTTTCAGACTGCCTGAGCAGTTTCGCAGCCTAGAGCCGATTCTACGCGAACGTTTTCGCAAAGGCCTGCAGCGCGGTAAAGTTGAATGCGCATTACGCTTTAGCATGAATGACGCAAATGTAAGCGCCATTAACGTCAATGAAGACTTAGCCAAACAAGTGCTAGCTGCCGCCGCATGGGTGCAGAAACAAGGTGACGTTGCACAAACTAATCCGATTGAGATTTTACGCTGGCCTGGCGTTATTGCCGCGCAAGAAGCTGACATGGATACGATCCAAGCCGACATGTTGAAGGCCTTCGACGACACATTCAAAGACTTTGTGGCTGCACGCGCAAGTGAAGGCGACAATATGAAGGTGCTTATTCAGACGCGCTTAGAAGCAATTCAAAGCGAAGCAAATAAAGTGACTGAACATATGCCAAGCGTCATTGAATGGCAAAAAGACCGTATTCGCACCAAATTCACAGAAGCGCAGATTGAGTTAGACGCAACGCGTGTTGAGCAAGAAATGGTGTTGTTAGCACAGAAGATGGATGTTGCTGAAGAGCTGGATCGTTTGAATTCTCATGTGACTGAAACTATGTCGATTTTGAAAAAAGGCGGAGCTGTTGGTCGTCGTTTGGACTTTATGATGCAAGAGTTTAATCGTGAAGCGAATACGTTGGGGTCGAAGTCGATTAATACTGAGATAACGCAGTCGGCGGTTGAGTTGAAGGTGTTGATTGAGCAGATGCGCGAGCAGATCCAGAATATTGAATAAACCTAAACGACACATCTCCCATCAAAACGTAAGTGCCAAGCCATCAAGGCACTTACGTAACCCACACAAACTTAACCAACACCCTCAATCTCATCCAAAACCTCCTGATTAGCCTTACTCACCGGCAGCCTCTTAAAGGGACTAACATTCGCCCCACCAGTATTCCCAATAGGCACCAAACCAATCGCCGTTTTAGTAAAAGCGCCCACTAATCTAACAACCTGCCCAAACACTTCCCTAAAATCACGATAGCGCAAGCCATGTCGCAGCATTTTGTAATGAACCAAACAATGAAAGTAGGTTGAACGCTGCCCAATCACATGAGCATCCTCAAGCATCGAAAAGGCTTTTTTATGCTCACCTTGCGCTAAAGCGAGCTCATATTGATTCATTTTTTGCTTGATGAAGTGCCTAGTTAGCTTTTTATTTTTCACGTTTTTTCTCCGCTTTTTCTGCTGATTATGGAATGTTAAAGCACAACGCAACTACATAATATTAACACCCAGTGTTGAATATAGAGCTTAAAGTAACTCTAAGGTCAACATTCAAAACAGGCTTACCCTCTCGAGATCTAATTGAGAATCATTATCATTTGTATTTACAAATCAATTTAATCACTTTATGATCGCCAACCTCAACAACACATCAATAATTAAAAAGGAACGTTGCCGATTATGTCTTCTCCCCAAAACAAGCGCACAAATCTTGGCTCTCATGCACTGTTAACAACTCTCGCCCTTACAATGGGCCAAGCCTACGCAACTGAAACGCCTCAGTGCGA is part of the Glaciecola nitratireducens FR1064 genome and encodes:
- the tusA gene encoding sulfurtransferase TusA, whose amino-acid sequence is MTDIFEEADYQLDAMGLRCPEPVMMIRLQIRKMQDGETLAICADDHSTTRDVPSFCRFMQHTLVASDVDEVPYRYLVKKGLRD
- a CDS encoding YicC/YloC family endoribonuclease yields the protein MIYSMTGFARREIKAEWGSAVWEIRSVNQRYLETFFRLPEQFRSLEPILRERFRKGLQRGKVECALRFSMNDANVSAINVNEDLAKQVLAAAAWVQKQGDVAQTNPIEILRWPGVIAAQEADMDTIQADMLKAFDDTFKDFVAARASEGDNMKVLIQTRLEAIQSEANKVTEHMPSVIEWQKDRIRTKFTEAQIELDATRVEQEMVLLAQKMDVAEELDRLNSHVTETMSILKKGGAVGRRLDFMMQEFNREANTLGSKSINTEITQSAVELKVLIEQMREQIQNIE
- a CDS encoding TonB-dependent receptor, whose product is MNTKLSYITLACLAALNTQVKAEESAELADSAVEKIQVIGKSVSYANNETTDSMLKQQSNLTSVLASIDNLPGVLINEGDTFGSDDWSTTISIRGFQVSLDEQQIGITVDGIANGNSNYGGGAKANRYIDTENLYLVEVSQGTADIASRSNEALGGTLNFTTIDPTQEEGFLTSLSFGDFEAQKYFLRYNTGEIARDTFAWISVSSSSNTDWVNQSAENKKDHLAAKLISDLNENWGLTAYASYDDSHEDNYQRVSKSQFETNPDSDGLTSEWTGVPHIDQLYRKGWSTLRENFFTYLALDYTNDSLSFSSNVYYHDNEGRGDWVPPYLNDLTDDTGRAETELSSETTFRGGSSNGIITFVNRDGIALSPTDGCVSSITFPYGGAGAAFDADCFGPEAIPVGSYRHSHYAKQRFGLNADLAYTIQTESLENTTRAGIWYEDYSRDEYRDWHKIIDSASSFEFDNTPYWIQYDNSFAVDTTMLYVENETDFDWIKARIGAKKFIVDLSKNDNFDDSKDVDNVNSDSDVLISAGFVANMPFDGLELFAGYAENFAAIKDTVLERDASTLTEIKPETADNFDVGFRYNSDVIDASVTFYKIDFENRVTFLPPDSPEQGIDFNIGTNGSYINVGGIESEGIEASVSIQLSEYFSFYGSFTSNESTYKDVPSELGLNIQAGNTVFGSVEDMWVGSLDYNKGNYSAGLSVKHVGDRFIDAANSVVADAYTVTDLYAGVNVDLAVEGIQNMQVRFTLNNLTDESYLGGIAGQSAWIGAPRTAAVNLQFSF
- a CDS encoding YqaA family protein; amino-acid sequence: MINSKHMLPSITLASLLESTIVPIPLEALLVPLMQKRREKLWLIALMATIGCLIGAMLGYLFGHFLFDLMRDIIMQYLTTEEQFSRFQKRMETDGFWFIFSTGITPIPLQIAMLAAGVTAYSIPLFLLATAMGRVIRYFGLAVLVYYFGNKTEKLIKRYKWQAVALASCIVVLVWWLIIFK
- a CDS encoding alkaline phosphatase family protein, with product MLNSTSDFIKNIAASILVLLFSSILCLAHAAALANGDTSKLVIVTIDGLRWQEAFGGADAKLLNNKDFVENIDALKTRFWHQDKEERKRRLMPFLNDVIGKQGTLIGDRNNGSMMSLTNKQRFSYPGYNEIFTGRVDDNLNSNAKIPNPNITFLEWLNKRYSNNGQIGIFSGWDVFPFIFNRERSGLFINAGFESMSYPHMQSEASPEGKKDEKIAAQIEKMNQLQAQIPSPWEAVRHDAFTYGFAKIYLQTVKPKVLVINLGETDDFAHNGKYDAYLDSAKQSDDYLRDLWTTLQSMPEYKDNTNMIIITDHGRGSHADDWQHHASKLAVQNYMTALDKFKEGIVGSEHIWFAAIGPNIKSQGLLKTQDELTQSQFAATALALLGIEVSHYDAKAAASLTGVIYE
- the pyrE gene encoding orotate phosphoribosyltransferase; the encoded protein is MQTTQLQDYKKEFIEFAIERKVLRFGEFTLKSGRVSPYFFNAGLFNTGGDLAKLGRYYAAALQAAGVEFDVLFGPAYKGIPIATTTAVALSNDYDLDVPYCFNRKEAKTHGEGGNLVGSPLQGKIMLVDDVITAGTAIRESMQLIKQHDASLAGVLIALDRQERGQGELSAIQEVERDFDTQVIAIVTLADVVAYLSAQESNAEAVASINQYRENYGI
- a CDS encoding metal-dependent hydrolase family protein; protein product: MIKNLFHQSHIAKVALVSAAILVATHAQAATHIFASNLITSEDSKMQNDKTVIVENNKIISIVDGIDQGGEGDIFIDLTGSTLMPGLMDMHVHLSSQNEGPSSYMKRFTDNEADYAIAAVDYAHKTIMAGFTTVRNLGDSNNETVALRKSINEGVSVGPRIYTAAKSIATTGGHADPTNGSSTEIMGDPGPRDGVINGIAEARKAVRQRYKDGADLIKITATGGVLSVAKSGQNPQFMTDELEAIVQTAKDYGMTVAVHAHGKEGMRRAILAGVDSIEHGTYMDKEIIKLMRKHDVYYVPTILAGNFVAQKAKIDGYFPELVRPKALAIGPLIQKTFARAHENGVLIAFGTDSGVSAHGDNAQEFALMVEAGMSEMDAIRSATLNAAKLLKIDKELGTVTQGKLADLVAVKGNPLEDITLMEKIDFVMKDGKIIKS
- a CDS encoding alkaline phosphatase D family protein — its product is MNSFRRYAIKTLLVSSGFVLLFISAFIGSMVAASEVNPSSMQSSSTPASKITHVLFGSCSHQDKAMPIFDAILQEPADGFIFLGDNIYGDTEDMQSLAEKYKKLGNNPGVKALISKVPVYAIWDDHDFGENDAGKQYPFKAESKEIMLDFWKVPKDSPRRSREDGIYGSYVIANQDANSQSDKIEKTNAIRVILPDLRYMRDDLESVGQVTYYTDRKLKDMGPYKHSKGSMLSEQQWQWLEDELQQPERIKIIASSLQLVADFTGWESWANFDDRQRLFDLIKKHKVNGVFIISGDTHWGEISKYDTDMDYPLWDVTSSGLTEEWKQVSPNKHRVANYTDEVNYGFFSVDWAEKDPSIHFGLKDVKGAVVMQQNISLSSLSPY
- a CDS encoding DUF3703 domain-containing protein, translating into MNQYELALAQGEHKKAFSMLEDAHVIGQRSTYFHCLVHYKMLRHGLRYRDFREVFGQVVRLVGAFTKTAIGLVPIGNTGGANVSPFKRLPVSKANQEVLDEIEGVG
- a CDS encoding class I SAM-dependent methyltransferase, whose product is MKKLLSLSLACALLSASALSTAAPIGDKIKTAMASDIRSAAEVERDRNRRPVQTLEFFGLEDNMSVVELIPGGGWYTKLLAPALSENGEFYIAIGAGRVKENMAGVAGFDKMKVIAEDASSYREEGARNYSLKATTLGVSDVDMVLTFRNYHNFGEQGRKKMNELAFDALRPGGIYGVVDHTARHMEPSNSSNRRRIDPVLAIKEIQEAGFVLVDYSNLHYREDDELEYEVGARSVSGNTDRWTMKFMKPKS
- the rph gene encoding ribonuclease PH, producing the protein MRPSGRTASQIRPVTITRNFTCHAEGSVLIEFGNTKVLCNATVVEGVPRFMKGQGKGWVTAEYSMLPRATHTRSDREAARGKQGGRTLEIQRLIARSLRAAVDLKLLGENTITVDCDVIQADGGTRTASITGACVALVDALTWMRAKGILKANPMKHMIAAVSVGIYKGSPIADLEYLEDSAADTDMNVVMTETGKLIEVQGTAEAEPFSLEEMNEMLGLAKDGIMELFDAQKSALA